In Mycoplasma sp. OR1901, the following are encoded in one genomic region:
- a CDS encoding Cof-type HAD-IIB family hydrolase encodes MNNKYLFAIDLDGTTLLSSSTGEVHDQTVNAIKRAVSLGHKVCILTGRPWRSTKFIYDTLGLDTVVSNYNGAHIHHPKDDGFIPYIKYLNLNEALYVLGDEKVQKEVSNIAIEGPDWVQLQKRDPDLEKVFGFSSSAKLMIGLDFHKIPLMPTGIIFDVKKDTNVEELRSYLNARYGDLAEFSYWSKGEGLSPVFDMTNITANKGKALSMLMRYYDIPVENTIALGDGFNDVPMFKVANVSVAMGNATKDVRQYATVKINKTNRQGGVGWYINKFLDNPELEISKSNEKKKKRILED; translated from the coding sequence ATGAATAATAAATACTTATTTGCCATCGATTTAGATGGTACAACATTACTTTCTAGTTCTACTGGTGAAGTACACGATCAAACAGTTAATGCTATAAAAAGAGCTGTTTCTTTAGGACATAAGGTATGTATTTTAACTGGTAGACCATGAAGAAGTACTAAATTTATTTATGATACATTAGGTCTAGATACAGTAGTTTCAAATTATAATGGTGCACACATCCACCACCCTAAAGATGATGGTTTTATTCCTTACATTAAATACTTAAATTTAAATGAAGCTTTATATGTATTGGGTGATGAAAAAGTACAAAAAGAAGTTTCTAATATCGCGATAGAAGGACCTGATTGAGTTCAATTACAAAAAAGAGATCCTGATTTGGAAAAAGTTTTTGGGTTTAGCTCATCAGCTAAACTAATGATTGGTTTAGATTTTCATAAAATTCCACTTATGCCTACAGGAATTATTTTTGATGTTAAAAAAGACACAAATGTTGAAGAATTAAGATCATATTTAAATGCTAGATATGGTGATTTAGCTGAATTCTCATATTGAAGTAAAGGTGAAGGATTATCTCCTGTTTTTGATATGACTAATATCACAGCAAATAAAGGTAAAGCATTAAGTATGCTTATGAGATATTATGATATACCTGTTGAAAACACAATTGCTTTAGGTGACGGTTTCAATGATGTTCCTATGTTTAAGGTTGCTAACGTTTCAGTTGCTATGGGTAACGCCACAAAAGATGTAAGACAATACGCAACAGTTAAAATCAATAAAACAAATAGACAAGGTGGAGTTGGTTGATACATAAACAAATTTTTAGATAATCCTGAACTTGAAATATCTAAATCTAATGAGAAGAAAAAGAAAAGA
- the pyrH gene encoding UMP kinase produces the protein MNNYKRILIKLSGEGFANKEKHLAIDSELVKKIALQLKEVVAKGIQISVVIGGGNFWRGASAEKNGIPRNRADYIGMLATIMNGLALRSGFEQAGLKSRVQSSLNIDPKIAETYVNEKTLKYLEDGEVVIFVGGTGRPYFTTDTASTLYASEINADVILMGKNGTNGVYDSDPKTNPNAKKFDKITYDEILEKKLQVMDLTATSMARDNNIDLIIFNLLEENSIIKVLEGKIEHTKVTQR, from the coding sequence ATGAATAATTATAAAAGAATATTGATAAAACTATCTGGTGAGGGTTTTGCAAATAAAGAAAAACACCTTGCGATTGATAGTGAATTAGTTAAAAAAATAGCTCTTCAACTAAAAGAAGTAGTAGCAAAAGGGATTCAAATTTCGGTTGTTATTGGTGGTGGTAACTTTTGAAGAGGTGCTTCTGCTGAAAAAAACGGAATACCAAGAAATAGAGCAGATTATATCGGTATGTTAGCAACTATAATGAACGGACTTGCATTAAGAAGTGGTTTTGAACAAGCTGGATTAAAATCTAGAGTTCAAAGTTCATTGAACATTGATCCAAAAATTGCTGAAACATACGTAAACGAAAAAACACTTAAATATTTAGAAGATGGAGAAGTGGTTATATTTGTAGGTGGAACAGGAAGACCATACTTTACAACAGATACAGCTTCAACACTTTATGCATCAGAAATAAACGCAGATGTAATATTAATGGGTAAAAACGGAACAAACGGAGTATATGACTCAGACCCTAAAACAAATCCAAACGCTAAGAAATTCGATAAAATTACATATGATGAAATTTTAGAGAAAAAATTACAGGTTATGGATTTAACAGCCACAAGCATGGCTAGAGACAATAATATTGATTTAATAATTTTTAACCTTTTAGAAGAAAACTCAATAATTAAAGTACTAGAAGGCAAAATAGAACACACAAAGGTAACACAGAGGTAA
- the frr gene encoding ribosome recycling factor: MDIELYLMELEEKNEKAIQHFKFEMSKLSTGRANPQIIKGVRINYYDTPTSLEELANISVPEPQQLLIKPYDLTSVKEITKALEKANLGILPVDEGNQVRLTFPALTRERRIEMVKNLKKLTENAKVGVRNSRQDVNKLIKSNDELSEDVAKNYLDIIQKHTDQNIDKINELSKEKENELMNG, encoded by the coding sequence ATGGATATAGAATTATATTTAATGGAATTAGAAGAAAAAAACGAAAAAGCAATACAACATTTCAAATTTGAAATGTCAAAATTATCCACAGGAAGAGCTAACCCACAAATAATCAAGGGTGTTAGAATTAATTATTATGATACTCCTACTTCACTTGAAGAATTAGCAAATATTAGTGTACCAGAACCACAACAATTACTAATTAAACCATATGACTTAACATCAGTTAAAGAAATTACAAAAGCATTAGAAAAAGCTAATTTAGGTATTTTACCAGTTGATGAAGGTAACCAAGTTAGACTTACATTCCCTGCCTTAACAAGAGAACGTAGAATCGAAATGGTTAAAAACCTTAAAAAACTTACAGAAAATGCAAAAGTCGGAGTTAGAAACTCTAGACAAGATGTTAATAAATTAATTAAGAGTAACGATGAGTTATCTGAAGATGTTGCAAAAAATTACTTAGACATTATTCAAAAACATACTGACCAAAATATCGATAAAATTAACGAATTAAGCAAAGAAAAAGAAAACGAATTAATGAATGGATAA